ATGCCGTTCCTGCTGTTACCTTCATAATTGCTGCTATTCTTCGGTAAATGTTTCATCGATCAAGGGCAAAACTTTTTTCGTAGCAATgaataattttatttctcttgatctgttttctttttcttattttcttcctcatatatatatatatatgctcatgcACGGAGGAATCCATAATGCATATAGAATACGTAACATGAACAGATTAGAGCACGTCAAAATGAAGGAGGCACGAAGTCGAGGGAAGGTAATTGGAACTGTGGTAACCCTGGCAGGAGCACTGCTGATGACATTATACAAAGGCCCCATCATTAAACTCATATCGACACACAAATTAACAACTGATCACCACGGGAACCGCGGTGATCATGGCTCTTCCGATAAACACTGGATCATGGGCACCATTTTGATCCTGATTGGTTGCTGTGCATGGTCTTCTTTTTACGTATTGCAAGTACGTACATAATTAAGAATGCTTTTTACTATTCAATTTAATCACTTCGCAGATTAATAACAGTTTAAAGTTTGAGATTCCATGTTAATTAAATGCCTGGGATATTAATGCTGGTTTGCAGaatagaatgaaatgaaaaatttgaATAACAAGTGATAAATTACGTACGTTCTATTTCTTTGCACCTAACATGATGTAATTGATTGCCTTCCTGCAGTCGATTACGATGAAGAAATATCCAGCGGAGCTATCTTTGGCATGCTTGATATGCGTGATGGGAACGGTGCAAAGCGCGGCATTGGCTGTGGTGGTTGAGCGTCATCCCAGCGCCTGGTCCATTGGTTGGAACTCCAGGCTTCTTGCTCCTCTTTATACTGTAAGTATGTCTGTGTACGCATGCATGCATGGCTGCTCAATATTCCTAGGTAGCTTTTAATGATGGAGGTAGGCATTAATATAATGCTTGCACGCATGCAGGGAGTAGTGAGCTCCGCAGTGACATACTACGTGCAAGGATTGGTGATGAAGACAAGAGGTCCTGTATTTGTGACAGCCTTCAACCCTCTCTGCATGGTCATCGTTGCTGCTCTTGGAACTATCATTTTAGCAGAGACACTCTACCTTGGAAggtacatatacatacatacatatatatatatatatatatatatgatcgaCCCATAAACCATGCATGTTAGTTACTTGAATATCTAAATATGAGATTTAGTTACCATATATACACGCTACTAATTCGTATGGTGCTTGATTTTGACAATCTCAATTAATgctattatataaatattaatatcaATATTTCAGCATCATAGGAGCCATTATCATAGCGGTGGGGTTGTACTGTGTGGCGTGGGGTAAAAGCAAGGATCGTTCAGCGAGCCCAATGCTGCCCACCGTGGAAAAGAGCGACCCCCATAATCCGCTGCCTACCATTCAGCCGTACTGTTCTATTCAGAATGGTATCCATGAACAGGCTCAGGCTCCACTGTCAAATGCTCCGCCAAAAATGCCTCCTATCTCACCGCAGACATAGCCTTCTCTTTACCAGAGAAGAAATGTATGTAGAACTGAAGAAAAAACAGCAATCCCATGCATGGGCTAGCTCTACGTTATGATTTGTGTGTTTGGGAAGTCGGATTACTGGCTTACTGCACTTTTTGTATATTCAGTTTATCTGTGTGATTATACAGTTTGTCTGTGTGATTATACAACATTAATTAATTTCCCATGTATCAATTAATTAAATTCCAATGCATTAAAATTCTTAAAAACAAAGGCAATTCAATGCGTCCATCAAGCTTGCTGCGTACCTATCACTTTTGGGGATGTGCAGTTGTTCACCACGGCTTTTGGACCAGCCGAGGCAATCTATGCATGCCCTGCCCCAACCCATGGCAGCGGCAGAGCTAATTGATCAATATTCCTAAGTTCTGGAGTTCAGTTTGTTCAGGTCCAGAATATCCTCTTGTACGCTGGCCTACAGTTTGACTGAGCTTTCTTCATTCAATAGCCTTCTAGATGGGCGATTTGTTGGGTGTGTGAGGTAAGTAGAGTCCATCACCAATTTTTGGCCccatagcaaaataataataaggaaaagagaagagaagaatgAAGAAGGTGATAGATGGTGTAAGTTTGGTAAAAAAGAGCTGACAATTATTATTACTATAGGACTGCGTAGTATTACTATAGTACTCATATTTTGATTATAATTAGGTACATCGCATTTCATTTCAATTGTCATCAAAATCTTAGAATTTCTTGTATTTTAAAGACTTGTTAACCAATTTTGTATTTGAGTgtggagagagaatttgagagttctttttttttttttttattgttgtattCTCATTTGAATAAGTGAATTGCTTCTAGTTGCTCCGTGGTTTTTCTCTCCAAATTGGAGAGTTTTCCACGTAAAACTCTCGGTGTTGTATTTGTACGGCTTATTCTTCATTGcctttctctttattaatttgattttaaatGGGGTATAAAGTAAGTAGTATCAGATAAAATTGATTTTGTTACTTTTTACGTATATGTTACTATTCACGTATATAGATACTGTTCAACCATgctcccaacaattggtatcagagcaatataCTTGATTTAGAGAAATATGGCAAGCGAAGATAGAAGTAGAAGCGGTTCCAAAGCTACAACCATTGCAATTTCAAACACAAAGTTTGAGGTCAAAAAATTTGATGAAAGTAATAGCTTTGGAATGTGGCAATGTAAAGTTATGGATGTCCTTAATCAACAAGGACTAGACATAACGTTGGAAGATTAACCTGATCACATGAAGGAGTAGACTGGAAGCAACTGAATCGAATAGCTTGCAGGATGATTTGGTTGTTCCTCGTGAAAGATGTCAAGTATGCTGTCATAAGAGAAAACATAGCCAAGACGCTATGGCAGAAGTTGGAAGACAAATACATGATGGAGAGCATCCAAAATAATTTGAAAACGAAGCTCTTTTGATTCCAATACAAGGAAGGTACGTCTATGATCAATCATTTAAATGTTATGAACAAATTGCTGGttgatttgttaaatttagattgagaaattaaagaagaagataaagcTATTATTTTGCTAAACTCCTTGCTTGATCCTTACCAGCCGTAATGTAAatacccaaaaaattaaaatgattaaaataattaggaaaaaaatagataaataataaataaagttaattaattaattaaaattattaatcaattaattagttaaatattattaaattgatttattaaataaataaataaaaagaaatagtatgaaagaattaaaaatgataattgaaataaggtatatatatatatatatatatatatatatatatatatatatatatatatataaaagttaactTCCTGAAGCTTTTGCTTCAGGAAGAGTttgggttgtttttttttttcacagaGGAAGGTTCACGCCCACCCCCCTTGGAATCCTTCTTGCGCCGCGGCGCgtccgtctc
The sequence above is a segment of the Malania oleifera isolate guangnan ecotype guangnan chromosome 8, ASM2987363v1, whole genome shotgun sequence genome. Coding sequences within it:
- the LOC131162030 gene encoding WAT1-related protein At4g08290-like isoform X2 yields the protein MVSLQFGSAGMYIISMVTLNHGMSRYVLIVYRNAVAALTIAPFAIALERKMRPRMTISVFLKIMLLGFLEPILDQNLSYLGMKFTSASFVSAIMNAVPAVTFIIAAILRLEHVKMKEARSRGKVIGTVVTLAGALLMTLYKGPIIKLISTHKLTTDHHGNRGDHGSSDKHWIMGTILILIGCCAWSSFYVLQSITMKKYPAELSLACLICVMGTVQSAALAVVVERHPSAWSIGWNSRLLAPLYTGVVSSAVTYYVQGLVMKTRGPVFVTAFNPLCMVIVAALGTIILAETLYLGSIIGAIIIAVGLYCVAWGKSKDRSASPMLPTVEKSDPHNPLPTIQPYCSIQNGIHEQAQAPLSNAPPKMPPISPQT
- the LOC131162030 gene encoding WAT1-related protein At4g08290-like isoform X1 — its product is MPDEVHCNSQSNLLSKVKPYLLMVSLQFGSAGMYIISMVTLNHGMSRYVLIVYRNAVAALTIAPFAIALERKMRPRMTISVFLKIMLLGFLEPILDQNLSYLGMKFTSASFVSAIMNAVPAVTFIIAAILRLEHVKMKEARSRGKVIGTVVTLAGALLMTLYKGPIIKLISTHKLTTDHHGNRGDHGSSDKHWIMGTILILIGCCAWSSFYVLQSITMKKYPAELSLACLICVMGTVQSAALAVVVERHPSAWSIGWNSRLLAPLYTGVVSSAVTYYVQGLVMKTRGPVFVTAFNPLCMVIVAALGTIILAETLYLGSIIGAIIIAVGLYCVAWGKSKDRSASPMLPTVEKSDPHNPLPTIQPYCSIQNGIHEQAQAPLSNAPPKMPPISPQT